In Candidatus Saccharimonadales bacterium, a single window of DNA contains:
- the dcd gene encoding dCTP deaminase, translating into MSVYSNTDIKAAIADGTIVSVPYNEAHVSTASLDFTLGHYFYKQEYQEEAKVYNPFDEGDVARYFKGPLEAMPHKEWCEKNGYQLFKNIPEDHPIIVLQPGERILAHTHEFVGIRANGGACEVRSRSSWGRNGVAICFDAGWVDPGYINRITLEIYNLNKHESVVLPVGERVGQLVFHKTGPVEGDYTDDGRGNMSGKYQHTNDLDELIRTWSPDKMLPRAYKDQRKAPPIVEGLPKGLK; encoded by the coding sequence TTCCGTTCCTTATAACGAGGCTCATGTTAGCACCGCAAGCCTTGATTTTACGTTAGGGCATTATTTTTACAAACAGGAATACCAAGAAGAAGCAAAGGTCTATAATCCTTTTGACGAAGGTGACGTCGCGCGCTACTTTAAAGGCCCGCTCGAAGCCATGCCACACAAAGAGTGGTGTGAAAAAAATGGCTACCAACTATTTAAAAACATCCCCGAAGACCACCCAATCATCGTTTTGCAGCCAGGCGAACGAATTCTAGCTCACACACACGAGTTTGTAGGCATCCGCGCAAACGGTGGCGCCTGTGAAGTCCGTAGCCGTAGTAGCTGGGGTCGTAACGGCGTTGCTATTTGTTTTGATGCCGGATGGGTTGACCCTGGATACATCAACCGTATTACGCTTGAAATCTACAACCTCAACAAACACGAATCAGTCGTGTTACCAGTTGGTGAGCGTGTTGGACAGTTAGTATTTCACAAAACTGGCCCAGTTGAAGGCGACTACACAGACGATGGCCGTGGCAATATGAGCGGCAAATACCAGCACACTAATGATCTCGACGAACTAATTCGTACCTGGTCTCCTGATAAAATGCTTCCACGCGCCTACAAAGACCAGCGCAAAGCTCCGCCGATAGTCGAGGGCCTCCCAAAAGGACTCAAGTAA
- the rplL gene encoding 50S ribosomal protein L7/L12 → MADTEVTLSAGQKKIVDELNKLSALELSQIVKHLEEEWGVSAAAPAAAVAAPAGEAAAAEDEKTEFTVTLKEAGNQKVAVIKAVKELTGLGLGEAKAIVDGVPAPVKEKVSKDDAEAAKKQLEEAGATVELS, encoded by the coding sequence ATGGCTGATACCGAAGTAACACTTTCTGCTGGTCAGAAAAAAATCGTTGATGAACTCAACAAACTCTCAGCACTAGAGCTGAGCCAAATCGTAAAGCACCTCGAAGAGGAATGGGGCGTTAGCGCTGCTGCTCCTGCCGCTGCTGTTGCTGCACCTGCTGGTGAAGCTGCTGCCGCAGAAGACGAAAAAACTGAATTCACCGTTACCCTAAAAGAAGCCGGTAACCAGAAAGTAGCAGTCATCAAGGCTGTTAAAGAACTTACTGGCCTTGGTCTTGGTGAAGCAAAAGCAATCGTTGACGGCGTGCCTGCACCTGTTAAAGAAAAAGTATCAAAAGATGACGCTGAAGCTGCTAAGAAGCAACTCGAAGAAGCTGGCGCCACTGTTGAACTTAGCTAG
- the rplJ gene encoding 50S ribosomal protein L10 — protein MAITRDKKNTLVAELAELFTDAKGTVGAAYTGLTVGDMQELRALARDNNVVIKVVKNRLVRVALASSDKFKNADSSLLTGQLVYAFSNEDEVAPAQTLAKFAKTHPELQLVAGFDGSGASLDTATVKALAELPTKEQLRGQVVSVIAAPLTQFLGVANGAQRGFAQVLSQRAEAL, from the coding sequence ATGGCAATTACCCGCGATAAAAAGAACACTTTGGTTGCAGAATTAGCTGAACTCTTTACAGACGCAAAGGGTACCGTTGGTGCTGCTTATACTGGTCTGACAGTAGGTGACATGCAAGAACTCCGAGCTTTGGCTCGCGATAACAACGTTGTTATCAAGGTGGTTAAAAACCGTCTTGTCCGCGTTGCACTCGCGTCAAGCGACAAGTTCAAGAATGCTGACTCATCACTACTGACTGGCCAGCTTGTCTACGCGTTTTCGAACGAAGACGAGGTAGCTCCTGCTCAAACTCTTGCAAAATTTGCAAAAACCCACCCAGAACTTCAACTTGTAGCTGGTTTTGACGGTAGCGGCGCATCACTTGATACCGCAACCGTTAAAGCACTCGCTGAACTTCCGACCAAGGAACAACTCCGTGGTCAGGTCGTCAGTGTTATCGCAGCTCCACTTACGCAGTTCTTGGGCGTTGCAAATGGCGCACAGCGTGGCTTTGCGCAAGTATTGTCACAACGAGCCGAAGCACTTTAA